The following coding sequences lie in one Steroidobacter denitrificans genomic window:
- a CDS encoding M48 family metalloprotease, with protein sequence MLPSLPNRRIVFFRAACTRRLGVPDRARGMHAGRAISMEALLLSALLLSAFFLGGCALNPVTGSPDLVFQSEAGEIKRAQEVHPMLLQQFGGAYDDARLQAYVDEVGQRAARVSHRPDLKYTFTVLDSEDINAFTTGGGFVYITRGIMNYLNSEAELTAVLGHEIGHITARHPVRQQSKSTLAGIGSAVVGIATGSGDLAGLANYAGAALISGYGREQELEADRLGAEYLAKAGYAPEHMIDVVRLLKNQELFEIQRAREENRKPQVYHGLFASHPDNDQRLNQVVKAADKLHGTADVRDPGRETYLQQIAGLPMGTSRAQGVLKANRFYHADLGMTIAFPSGWQVGNLSDRLIAVSPAKDHVLQMQTQAPPPNTGPREFLSRLLANSSAGPAEAIEVNGLQGYTAVVRTAKTALGVVPARYAVIYYNNLAYVFAGASRGSNGKPAADPLFMSSIKTFRRLRQNEFTLAEPYKIKIVPVESGTRIADLAKSSPLVSYAEAQLRLLNDLYPNKEPVPGQLLKIVQ encoded by the coding sequence ATGTTGCCGAGTCTTCCGAATCGTCGCATCGTGTTTTTTCGGGCTGCCTGTACCCGCCGTCTTGGCGTACCGGACCGCGCGAGAGGCATGCATGCGGGGCGGGCCATAAGCATGGAGGCCTTGCTCCTGTCGGCCCTGCTCCTGTCGGCTTTTTTCCTGGGCGGCTGCGCGCTGAATCCGGTCACCGGCAGTCCTGACCTGGTGTTCCAAAGCGAAGCAGGCGAAATCAAGCGTGCCCAGGAAGTGCATCCGATGCTGCTGCAGCAGTTCGGCGGAGCCTACGACGATGCGCGGCTGCAGGCCTACGTCGACGAGGTGGGGCAGCGTGCCGCCAGGGTGAGCCACCGTCCCGATCTGAAATATACGTTTACGGTACTCGACAGCGAAGATATCAACGCATTCACGACCGGCGGCGGCTTCGTCTACATCACTCGCGGCATCATGAATTATCTGAATTCGGAGGCTGAACTCACGGCGGTGCTCGGACATGAGATCGGCCATATCACGGCACGGCACCCGGTGCGCCAGCAAAGTAAATCGACGCTTGCCGGCATCGGCTCTGCGGTGGTGGGGATTGCCACTGGCAGTGGTGATCTGGCGGGGCTGGCCAATTATGCAGGCGCGGCATTGATCAGCGGCTATGGCCGTGAACAGGAACTGGAGGCCGACCGTCTGGGGGCGGAGTACCTGGCGAAGGCGGGCTATGCCCCGGAACACATGATCGATGTAGTGCGTCTTTTAAAGAATCAGGAATTGTTCGAGATTCAGCGAGCCCGCGAGGAGAATCGCAAACCTCAGGTCTATCATGGCCTGTTCGCCTCGCATCCGGACAACGACCAGCGTTTGAACCAAGTGGTCAAGGCCGCCGACAAGCTGCACGGCACGGCCGATGTTCGAGATCCGGGACGCGAGACCTATCTGCAACAGATCGCAGGCCTGCCGATGGGAACAAGTCGCGCCCAGGGTGTGCTTAAAGCCAATCGTTTCTACCACGCCGACCTGGGGATGACGATCGCCTTTCCCAGCGGCTGGCAGGTCGGAAACCTTTCTGATCGCCTGATCGCGGTATCTCCTGCAAAGGATCACGTATTGCAGATGCAGACGCAGGCGCCTCCGCCGAACACCGGCCCACGCGAATTTCTGTCGCGCCTGCTGGCAAACTCCAGTGCGGGTCCGGCCGAGGCAATCGAGGTGAACGGACTGCAGGGATATACGGCGGTCGTGCGTACGGCTAAAACGGCCTTGGGCGTAGTGCCGGCTCGATATGCCGTCATTTATTACAATAATCTGGCATACGTGTTTGCCGGCGCGAGTCGAGGATCGAACGGTAAGCCGGCGGCGGATCCGCTCTTCATGTCGAGCATCAAGACGTTCAGGCGCCTGAGGCAGAATGAGTTTACGCTGGCTGAGCCCTACAAGATCAAGATCGTACCGGTGGAGAGTGGCACCCGCATCGCGGACCTGGCGAAGTCTTCACCACTGGTTAGCTATGCCGAGGCGCAATTGCGACTATTGAACGATCTGTATCCAAACAAGGAGCCGGTACCAGGCCAGTTGCTCAAGATCGTTCAATAG
- a CDS encoding penicillin-binding protein 1A translates to MRRYLSSPPRVLGAILLALVGAAALALLGAYQYLHPALPDVSAIKDIRLREPLRVYSRDGRLIAQFGEERRIPLTYTAIPRQMVNAVLAAEDDDFFEHGGVDYPGLARATLRHLISGNKAEGGSTITMQLARGIFLSPEKSYRRKLLEIFTTLRIEQELDKEEILALYLNKMFLGQRAYGIGAAAEVYFGKTVDRLTLPEIALIAGTFRLPSRDNPVASPALAKQRRAYVLRRMREKGFITQDEHDIAVNAPVKSHLHGPAVQVEAPYVAEMVRADLLERLGPEIYTAGYKAIATIDSRLQGAAVRALRGALVEYDQRHGYRGPAGRTALEADADEKQWSQALNEYSRPGGLEPALILSVEERSAVAWTRVHGRLALAWSGISWARTPRADGSVGPVLRRAGDVLAPGDIVYMIQERSDTWRLAQLPEAQGAFVAVDPRDGAVAALVGGFDYYISNYNRAVQARRQPGSAFKPFIYSAALDHGFTPASLINDAPLVIEDAAMEGSWRPQNVTRQFHGPTRLREALVRSRNLVSIRIMNALGPAYATKFIERFGFTQASMPHNLTLALGTAQVSPLEMARAYSVFANGGFRVEPYHLQRIIGPDDAVIYEAQPRYVCAECMPMPEIEALRPGLYLDMADGSPWNTPEAPQPGVPVGLGQTNSSSYLQPEQLAEAAISPQNAFLMTDMMADVIRRGTGVRARQLNRRDLAGKTGTTNDRRDAWFCGFNSALVGAAWVGFDQERSLGPGEEGGRTALPMWIYFMADALEGLPEQKREIPPELVSMRISADTGLAARPGEPNAIFETFMTGHLPAEAAYDSALPDLNGNADEEQKEESLF, encoded by the coding sequence ATGCGACGTTACCTTTCTTCACCTCCTCGCGTCCTGGGCGCCATCCTGCTGGCCTTAGTGGGCGCTGCGGCCCTGGCTTTGCTGGGCGCCTATCAGTATCTACATCCGGCCTTGCCGGATGTTTCGGCGATCAAGGATATCCGGCTGCGCGAACCGCTGCGGGTCTACAGCCGCGACGGCAGGCTGATCGCGCAATTCGGCGAGGAACGCCGCATCCCGCTGACCTATACGGCAATTCCCAGGCAGATGGTGAACGCGGTACTGGCAGCCGAAGATGATGACTTTTTCGAGCATGGCGGAGTCGACTACCCGGGACTGGCCCGCGCAACCCTGCGCCACTTGATATCCGGTAACAAGGCCGAGGGCGGCAGCACCATCACGATGCAACTGGCGCGCGGCATTTTCCTGAGTCCCGAAAAAAGCTATCGGCGCAAGCTCCTGGAGATCTTCACCACCTTGCGCATCGAGCAGGAACTCGACAAGGAAGAAATCCTGGCGTTGTATCTGAACAAGATGTTCCTGGGTCAGCGGGCTTACGGCATCGGCGCCGCGGCCGAAGTCTATTTCGGCAAGACCGTCGACCGGCTCACCCTGCCGGAGATCGCTCTGATCGCCGGCACATTCCGACTGCCTTCGCGCGACAATCCGGTGGCAAGCCCCGCTCTGGCGAAACAACGCCGCGCCTATGTACTGCGGCGCATGCGCGAGAAGGGGTTCATTACCCAGGACGAACATGACATCGCCGTGAATGCACCGGTGAAATCGCATCTACATGGCCCGGCAGTACAGGTGGAAGCACCCTATGTCGCCGAAATGGTGCGTGCGGATCTGCTCGAGCGCCTGGGGCCGGAAATCTACACGGCGGGCTATAAAGCCATCGCGACGATCGACAGTCGCCTGCAAGGGGCTGCAGTGCGCGCCTTACGCGGCGCGCTCGTAGAATACGACCAGCGGCACGGCTATCGCGGCCCGGCGGGTCGCACCGCGCTTGAGGCCGACGCCGATGAAAAACAATGGTCGCAGGCATTGAACGAGTATTCGCGGCCGGGCGGACTGGAACCCGCACTGATCCTGTCCGTGGAGGAAAGAAGCGCGGTCGCCTGGACACGGGTGCACGGCCGCCTTGCTCTTGCCTGGAGCGGCATCAGCTGGGCGCGCACGCCGCGAGCCGATGGCAGCGTGGGCCCGGTATTGCGACGTGCCGGCGACGTTCTCGCCCCGGGCGATATCGTCTACATGATCCAGGAACGCTCGGATACATGGCGGCTGGCTCAGTTGCCGGAGGCGCAGGGAGCGTTCGTGGCCGTGGATCCGCGCGACGGCGCGGTAGCCGCCCTGGTCGGCGGGTTCGACTATTACATCAGCAATTACAACCGGGCGGTACAGGCTCGGCGACAGCCTGGTTCGGCGTTCAAGCCGTTTATTTATTCAGCGGCGTTGGATCATGGCTTCACGCCGGCAAGCCTCATCAACGATGCGCCGCTAGTCATCGAAGATGCCGCCATGGAAGGCAGCTGGCGGCCGCAGAACGTCACGCGGCAGTTCCACGGGCCCACGCGCCTGCGCGAGGCGCTGGTACGCTCGCGCAACTTGGTATCGATCCGCATCATGAATGCGCTCGGCCCGGCGTATGCCACGAAGTTCATCGAGCGCTTCGGCTTCACGCAGGCCAGCATGCCGCACAACCTGACGCTGGCATTAGGCACTGCACAGGTGTCGCCGCTGGAAATGGCGCGGGCCTATTCGGTGTTCGCGAACGGCGGCTTCCGCGTCGAACCCTATCATCTGCAGCGAATCATCGGTCCCGATGACGCAGTGATCTACGAGGCGCAGCCGCGCTATGTCTGTGCCGAATGCATGCCTATGCCGGAAATCGAAGCACTTCGGCCCGGTCTTTACCTCGATATGGCGGATGGCAGTCCATGGAACACGCCGGAGGCACCGCAGCCCGGGGTACCGGTCGGTCTGGGTCAGACGAACAGCTCGAGTTACCTGCAGCCGGAACAGTTGGCCGAGGCTGCGATCTCGCCACAGAATGCCTTTCTGATGACTGACATGATGGCCGATGTCATTCGGCGCGGAACGGGGGTACGGGCGCGGCAGTTGAATCGGCGGGATCTTGCCGGCAAGACCGGCACGACGAACGATCGGCGCGATGCCTGGTTCTGTGGTTTCAATTCAGCCCTGGTCGGCGCCGCCTGGGTCGGATTCGACCAGGAGCGTTCGCTCGGGCCGGGTGAGGAAGGCGGCCGCACGGCCTTGCCCATGTGGATCTATTTCATGGCTGACGCACTCGAAGGCCTGCCGGAGCAAAAGCGGGAGATTCCGCCCGAGCTGGTCTCGATGCGCATCTCGGCGGACACCGGGCTGGCCGCACGGCCGGGCGAACCGAATGCCATTTTCGAAACCTTTATGACGGGACATCTACCCGCTGAAGCAGCGTACGACAGCGCCTTGCCCGACCTGAATGGCAATGCCGATGAAGAGCAAAAGGAAGAATCACTATTCTGA
- the hemW gene encoding radical SAM family heme chaperone HemW: MNASSLTLPLSLYVHLPWCVRKCPYCDFNSHAAPAQIPQREYIDALLQDLENDLPDVRGRSLGSIFFGGGTPSLFAPEELGRLLDGVRAYIDFDPDIEISLEANPGTIEHGRFTAYRAAGVNRVSLGAQSFEPAHLQALGRIHGSGDIARSVEELLSAEIENFNLDLMYGLPGQTLAQSLADLEAALALAPAHLSHYQLTLEPGTVFYHRPPSLPDADLIWQMQLECQARLAARGYDQYEVSAYARVGRRSRHNLNYWEFGDYLGIGAGAHGKLTIFQSGKVQVIRTLRTRMPRAYLKQAPAERRCERRLVPGEDLAFEYMLNALRLMEGFEERDFEVRTGLGVAAIIPTLAAAQQRGLIEPSASEKESLRWRPTEFGRRFLNNLQQMFLPK, from the coding sequence ATGAATGCTTCCTCGCTCACGCTGCCGCTGAGCCTGTATGTGCATTTGCCCTGGTGCGTGCGCAAATGTCCCTACTGCGATTTCAATTCGCATGCCGCACCCGCGCAGATTCCGCAGCGAGAGTATATCGATGCCTTGCTGCAGGACCTGGAAAATGATCTGCCGGATGTGCGGGGCCGTTCCCTGGGATCGATTTTTTTCGGCGGCGGTACGCCGAGCTTGTTCGCGCCCGAAGAACTAGGACGTCTGCTGGACGGTGTGCGTGCCTACATCGACTTCGATCCGGATATCGAGATCAGTCTGGAGGCGAATCCCGGCACGATCGAGCACGGCCGTTTCACAGCCTATCGGGCGGCAGGCGTGAATCGCGTGTCGCTGGGAGCGCAGAGTTTTGAACCGGCCCATCTGCAAGCACTGGGCCGTATCCACGGCAGCGGCGACATCGCGCGGTCGGTCGAGGAATTGCTGAGCGCGGAGATCGAGAACTTCAATTTGGATTTGATGTACGGCCTGCCGGGGCAGACCCTGGCGCAGTCGCTGGCCGATCTGGAGGCGGCGCTGGCACTGGCGCCTGCCCATCTTTCGCATTACCAGTTGACGCTGGAGCCGGGGACGGTTTTTTATCATCGCCCTCCGAGCTTGCCCGATGCGGATTTGATCTGGCAAATGCAGTTGGAGTGCCAGGCGCGCCTGGCTGCACGAGGGTATGACCAGTACGAGGTATCGGCCTATGCCAGAGTGGGCCGGCGCAGTCGACATAACCTGAACTACTGGGAGTTCGGTGATTATCTAGGGATCGGCGCCGGGGCGCACGGCAAGCTGACGATCTTTCAGTCTGGGAAGGTGCAGGTGATACGCACACTGCGGACCCGCATGCCGCGGGCCTATCTGAAGCAGGCGCCCGCGGAGCGTCGCTGTGAGCGACGTCTGGTGCCCGGCGAGGATTTGGCGTTCGAGTACATGCTGAATGCACTGCGGCTGATGGAAGGATTCGAGGAGAGGGATTTCGAGGTGCGTACCGGCCTGGGAGTCGCGGCGATAATACCGACACTGGCGGCTGCGCAGCAGCGAGGATTGATCGAGCCAAGCGCATCGGAGAAAGAATCCCTCCGCTGGCGCCCGACCGAGTTTGGGCGGAGGTTTCTGAACAACCTTCAGCAAATGTTTCTGCCCAAGTGA
- the ilvD gene encoding dihydroxy-acid dehydratase yields MPQYRSKTSTAGRNMAGARALWRATGMKDGDFGKPIIAVVNSFTQFVPGHVHLKDLGQLVCREIEKAGAVAKEFNTIAVDDGIAMGHDGMLYSLPSRDIIADSVEYMVNAHCADAMVCISNCDKITPGMLMAAMRLNIPAVFVSGGPMEAGKTKLAERKLDLIDAMVMAADSGVSDEEVVEVERSACPTCGSCSGMFTANSMNCLTEALGLSLPGNGTILATHADRRELFVRAGRLIVDITRRYYEQDEASLLPRSIASFAAFENAMSLDIAMGGSTNTILHLLAMAQEGEVSFTMKDIDRLSRRVPQLCKVAPNTQEYHVEDVHRAGGIMAILAELERAGKLHTQVRTVHSKTMEEALCRWDILQTGDEAVKTFYKAGPAGIPTQEAFSQSTRWPSLDVDRERGCIRSASHAFSSEGGLAVLYGNIARDGCVVKTAGVDDALLIFEGPAHVTESQDQAVGHILEGKVKAGDVVIVRYEGPKGGPGMQEMLYPTSYIKSKGLGKACALLTDGRFSGGTSGLSIGHCSPEAAAGGAIGLVRNGDRIRIDIPNRTIDVLVSDEELAQRRAAQDARGWKPAAPRPRKVSTALQAYAKMATSADRGAVRDISGLG; encoded by the coding sequence ATGCCCCAGTATCGCTCCAAGACCTCCACCGCCGGCCGCAACATGGCGGGCGCACGGGCGCTGTGGCGAGCCACCGGCATGAAGGACGGTGATTTCGGTAAACCCATCATCGCCGTGGTCAACTCCTTTACCCAGTTCGTACCGGGACACGTCCACCTCAAGGATCTGGGCCAGCTGGTCTGTCGGGAGATCGAAAAGGCCGGCGCCGTGGCCAAGGAATTCAACACCATCGCGGTGGACGACGGCATCGCCATGGGGCATGACGGCATGCTCTACAGCCTGCCCAGCCGCGACATCATCGCCGACTCGGTCGAGTACATGGTCAATGCCCACTGCGCCGATGCCATGGTGTGCATCTCCAACTGCGACAAGATCACCCCCGGCATGCTGATGGCGGCGATGCGCTTGAACATTCCGGCAGTGTTCGTCTCCGGTGGTCCGATGGAAGCCGGCAAGACCAAGCTGGCCGAGCGCAAACTCGATCTCATCGATGCGATGGTGATGGCGGCCGATTCCGGGGTCTCGGATGAGGAGGTCGTCGAGGTGGAACGCTCGGCCTGCCCGACCTGCGGCTCTTGCTCCGGCATGTTCACTGCCAATTCCATGAACTGCCTCACCGAGGCGCTCGGCCTCAGCCTGCCTGGCAACGGCACGATACTGGCCACTCATGCCGATCGCCGCGAACTGTTCGTGCGCGCCGGTCGACTCATCGTCGATATCACCCGCCGCTACTACGAGCAGGATGAGGCCTCGCTGCTGCCGCGCTCCATCGCCAGCTTTGCGGCCTTCGAGAACGCGATGAGCCTCGACATTGCCATGGGCGGCTCCACCAATACCATTCTGCATCTGTTGGCGATGGCCCAGGAGGGTGAGGTGTCGTTCACCATGAAGGATATCGACCGCCTGTCGCGCCGTGTGCCGCAATTGTGCAAGGTGGCGCCGAATACCCAGGAATACCACGTCGAGGATGTGCATCGTGCCGGCGGCATCATGGCGATCCTGGCCGAATTGGAACGCGCCGGCAAACTGCATACTCAAGTACGTACCGTACACAGCAAGACTATGGAGGAAGCACTGTGTCGCTGGGACATCCTGCAGACCGGTGATGAGGCGGTCAAAACCTTCTATAAGGCCGGCCCCGCCGGCATCCCCACCCAGGAGGCCTTTTCTCAGAGCACGCGCTGGCCGAGCCTGGATGTCGATCGAGAACGGGGGTGTATTCGTTCCGCAAGCCATGCTTTCAGCAGCGAAGGTGGTTTGGCGGTGCTGTATGGCAACATCGCCCGCGACGGCTGCGTGGTGAAAACGGCGGGCGTCGATGATGCGCTGCTGATATTCGAAGGTCCGGCACACGTCACCGAAAGCCAGGACCAGGCGGTCGGGCACATCCTCGAGGGCAAGGTCAAGGCCGGCGACGTGGTGATCGTGCGCTACGAAGGTCCGAAAGGTGGCCCCGGCATGCAGGAGATGCTGTATCCGACCTCCTATATCAAGTCCAAGGGGCTGGGCAAGGCCTGCGCCCTGCTGACCGATGGCCGCTTTTCCGGTGGTACTTCGGGTCTGTCCATTGGTCACTGCTCGCCGGAAGCGGCTGCGGGTGGCGCAATCGGTCTGGTGCGCAACGGCGATCGGATCCGGATCGATATTCCCAACCGCACCATCGATGTGCTGGTCAGTGATGAGGAACTGGCTCAGCGCCGCGCCGCGCAAGATGCACGCGGTTGGAAGCCGGCCGCGCCGCGCCCACGCAAGGTATCGACGGCGCTGCAGGCCTACGCCAAGATGGCCACCAGCGCCGACCGCGGTGCGGTGCGCGATATCAGCGGGTTGGGCTGA
- the rpmE gene encoding 50S ribosomal protein L31, whose translation MKAAIHPEYKETTVTCSCGNTFVTGSTLGHDLQIEVCSNCHPFYTGKQKIVDTGGRVDKFRKKYAR comes from the coding sequence ATGAAAGCCGCGATTCATCCCGAATACAAAGAGACGACCGTCACTTGCAGCTGTGGCAACACGTTTGTTACGGGCTCGACCCTGGGTCACGATCTGCAGATCGAGGTATGCTCGAACTGTCATCCGTTCTATACGGGTAAGCAAAAGATCGTGGATACGGGTGGGCGAGTCGATAAATTCCGTAAGAAATACGCTCGCTGA
- a CDS encoding citrate synthase, translating into MAEKAFELTNLVTGKKSIAEIKSGTLGPDVLNIASLARDHDMFTFDPGFMATASCESKITYIDGDQGILLYRGIPIEQLAEKSNFLEVSYLLVNGELPTAQQLGEFSHAVQYHTMINESLLRFFNGFQYNAHPMAMLSGVVASMAAFYHDSMDINNPRHREIFAHRVIAKIPTIAAAAYKHSLGQPFVYPRNDLDYCSNLLHMFFAVPCEQYSVDPVAAQALDLLFILHADHEQNASTSTVRMAGSTGTNPYAAISSGISALWGPAHGGANEAVLAMLEQIGTVENVPKYLAKAKDKNDHFRLMGFGHRVYKNFDPRATIIRTMCHKVLAKLGKSDNPLFELALKLEEIALKDEYFVERKLYPNVDFYSGIIYSAIGIPQSMFTVMFAIARSVGWVAHWQEMIADPAMKISRPRQIYTGPAQRDYMEMSDRG; encoded by the coding sequence ATGGCCGAGAAAGCATTCGAATTGACCAACCTGGTGACCGGTAAGAAATCGATCGCCGAGATCAAGAGCGGAACGCTGGGTCCGGATGTGCTTAATATTGCAAGCTTGGCGCGTGATCACGACATGTTCACGTTCGATCCCGGCTTCATGGCGACTGCTTCCTGCGAAAGCAAGATCACCTATATCGACGGCGATCAAGGAATACTGCTGTATCGAGGCATTCCGATCGAGCAATTGGCCGAAAAGAGCAACTTCCTGGAAGTATCCTACCTGCTGGTCAACGGCGAACTGCCTACGGCTCAACAGCTGGGCGAGTTTTCGCATGCCGTGCAATACCACACGATGATCAATGAATCGCTGCTGCGGTTCTTCAACGGCTTCCAGTACAACGCGCACCCCATGGCGATGCTGTCCGGTGTGGTGGCTTCGATGGCGGCGTTCTATCACGATTCCATGGACATCAATAACCCGCGTCATCGCGAAATCTTCGCCCATCGCGTCATTGCCAAGATCCCGACGATCGCCGCAGCTGCCTACAAGCACTCCCTTGGCCAGCCTTTTGTCTATCCGCGCAACGATCTCGACTATTGCTCGAACCTGCTGCACATGTTTTTTGCCGTGCCCTGCGAGCAGTACAGCGTCGATCCGGTGGCTGCCCAGGCATTGGACTTGCTGTTCATCCTCCATGCCGACCACGAGCAGAACGCGAGCACTTCCACCGTGCGTATGGCCGGCAGCACCGGGACGAACCCCTATGCCGCGATCTCTTCGGGCATCTCGGCCCTGTGGGGTCCGGCGCATGGCGGTGCCAATGAAGCCGTATTGGCAATGCTGGAGCAGATCGGCACGGTGGAGAATGTGCCCAAGTACCTGGCCAAGGCGAAGGACAAGAACGACCATTTTCGCTTGATGGGTTTCGGCCACCGCGTTTACAAGAATTTTGATCCGCGCGCGACGATCATCCGCACCATGTGCCACAAGGTGCTGGCGAAGCTGGGCAAGTCCGATAATCCGCTGTTCGAGTTGGCGCTGAAGTTGGAAGAGATCGCGCTCAAGGACGAGTATTTCGTCGAACGCAAGCTATATCCGAACGTGGATTTCTACTCGGGCATCATCTACAGCGCCATCGGTATTCCGCAGTCCATGTTCACGGTGATGTTCGCGATCGCGCGCAGCGTGGGCTGGGTCGCACATTGGCAGGAAATGATCGCGGATCCCGCCATGAAGATCAGCCGTCCGCGCCAGATCTATACCGGTCCGGCGCAGCGCGACTATATGGAGATGAGCGATCGCGGCTGA
- a CDS encoding pilus assembly protein PilM has protein sequence MLLTAKSRPLLGLDITTSSVKLIELSMSGGQYRVESYAAEATPPNSINEKAIVDASAVGEAIKRAVKRSGARAKEAAVAISGDAAITKVIQMPRTLSENELEGQVEMQADQYIPFPMEEVSFDFEVIGPSEKDPDMLDVLLVATRSENVEQRLAACAAAGLVAKIVDVEAFALENACRLLTHQMPDGGLSRVIAVVDFGASSTTFSVLRDLKVIYTRDFAFGGQQLTEEVMRTYGLSMEEAGRAKKEGGLPGNYETDVLGPFIDDMCQQVSRSLQFFLASGAGREQPEQILICGGCANIPGVAEMIQSRVGIEAQRGDPLGQMKVSQKAKAQAVKKDATALLTACGLALRSFD, from the coding sequence GTGCTCTTAACCGCAAAATCCCGACCCCTGCTGGGGCTGGACATAACGACCTCATCGGTCAAGCTCATTGAATTGAGCATGAGTGGCGGCCAGTACCGGGTAGAATCCTATGCGGCCGAAGCCACGCCGCCGAACTCCATCAACGAAAAGGCCATCGTGGATGCCAGCGCAGTCGGTGAAGCGATCAAGCGGGCCGTAAAGCGTTCCGGCGCGCGCGCCAAGGAGGCGGCGGTGGCTATCAGCGGCGATGCGGCGATCACCAAGGTCATCCAGATGCCGCGTACCCTGAGCGAAAACGAGCTCGAGGGTCAGGTGGAGATGCAGGCCGACCAGTACATCCCTTTCCCCATGGAAGAGGTCAGCTTCGATTTCGAGGTCATCGGACCTTCGGAAAAGGATCCCGACATGTTGGATGTACTGCTGGTCGCGACCCGCTCGGAAAATGTCGAGCAGCGCCTGGCAGCCTGTGCCGCCGCGGGTCTGGTGGCGAAGATTGTCGATGTCGAGGCATTTGCACTCGAGAATGCCTGCCGTCTGCTGACCCACCAGATGCCCGATGGGGGGCTCAGCCGGGTCATCGCGGTCGTGGATTTCGGCGCCAGCAGCACCACGTTCAGCGTCTTGCGCGACCTTAAGGTCATCTACACGCGAGATTTCGCCTTCGGCGGTCAGCAGCTGACCGAAGAGGTCATGCGTACCTATGGATTGAGCATGGAAGAGGCGGGCCGCGCCAAGAAGGAAGGAGGATTGCCGGGCAATTACGAAACGGACGTATTGGGGCCGTTCATCGATGACATGTGCCAGCAGGTCAGTCGCTCGCTGCAGTTCTTCCTCGCCTCCGGTGCCGGCCGCGAGCAGCCCGAGCAGATCCTGATCTGCGGGGGATGCGCCAACATCCCGGGCGTTGCGGAAATGATCCAGAGCCGAGTGGGTATCGAGGCGCAGCGTGGCGATCCGTTGGGGCAGATGAAAGTCAGCCAGAAAGCCAAGGCACAGGCCGTGAAGAAGGATGCAACGGCGTTGTTGACGGCCTGCGGTCTGGCGTTACGGAGTTTCGACTGA
- a CDS encoding PilN domain-containing protein, with protein sequence MPRINLVPWREAERKRRRQEFGVGIAGALVLAGVIALAVNWQMGAALDKQNERNQYLKDEIARLDKQITEILALEQQKESLRARIQVIEQLERSRPEIVHVFDQLVRTIPDGVYLTGVKQTNRKLQIKGVAQSSTRVASYMRNIDASAWLADPALTILETKGSGDAGSEFTLSASQENPQLPIDKEASPAAPAARRTAR encoded by the coding sequence ATGCCAAGAATCAACCTAGTTCCCTGGAGGGAAGCCGAGCGTAAGCGCCGGCGCCAGGAGTTCGGTGTCGGCATTGCAGGGGCATTGGTGCTGGCAGGCGTTATTGCGCTGGCGGTGAACTGGCAGATGGGCGCCGCCCTGGACAAACAGAATGAGCGCAACCAGTACTTGAAGGACGAAATTGCGCGCCTGGATAAGCAGATCACGGAGATTCTGGCGCTGGAGCAGCAGAAGGAAAGCCTGCGCGCGCGTATCCAGGTCATCGAGCAGCTCGAACGCAGCCGCCCCGAGATCGTGCATGTGTTCGACCAGTTGGTTCGCACCATTCCCGATGGCGTCTACTTGACCGGTGTGAAACAAACGAATCGCAAGCTGCAGATCAAGGGCGTGGCACAGTCCAGCACACGTGTGGCTTCCTACATGCGTAACATCGACGCATCGGCATGGCTGGCCGATCCGGCATTGACCATTCTCGAGACCAAGGGCTCTGGTGATGCGGGCTCGGAATTCACGCTCAGCGCCTCGCAGGAGAATCCGCAGCTACCGATCGACAAGGAAGCCAGCC